Proteins co-encoded in one Astatotilapia calliptera chromosome 18, fAstCal1.2, whole genome shotgun sequence genomic window:
- the LOC113009940 gene encoding cAMP-specific 3',5'-cyclic phosphodiesterase 4B-like isoform X3, with the protein MPEANYLFSVSWGYIKFKRMLNRELSHLSEMSRSGNQVSEYISSTFLDKQNELELPCPVPKPRERKRRQGQQQQQQQQQHGGMMTQISGVRKVSHTSSISGGTGNRFGVKTDQEELLSKDLEHINRWGLNIFKVAEHSHNRPLTCVMYTIFQERDLMRTFKIPTDTFVTFMLTLESHYHSDVAYHNNLHAADVAQSTHILLSTPALDAVFTDLEILAAIFAAAIHDVDHPGVSNQFLINTNSELALMYNDESVLENHHLAVGFKLLQEENCDIFQNLSKKQRQTLRRMVIEMVLATDMSKHMSLLADLKTMVETKKVTSSGVLMLDNYTDRMQVLRNMVHCADLSNPTKPLDLYRQWTDRIMDEFFHQGDRERERGMEISPMCDKHTASVERTQVSFIDYIVHPLWETWADLVHPDAQDILDTLEDNRNWYQSMIPQSPSPPFYTSDGEGGPHGEVEGRPVASKFKFDLTLDDQEGQGEDSGMMDTADSCDNVTLQHLPCDQEGAEMTTHDGSPEET; encoded by the exons ACAAGCAGAATGAGTTGGAGCTTCCGTGTCCAGTTCCAAAGCCgagggaaagaaagaggaggcagggccagcagcagcagcaacagcagcagcaacacggTGGGATGATGACACAGATCAGTGGGGTGAGAAAAGTCAGCCATACATCAAGTATCTCGGGAGGTACTGGAAATCGTTTTGGGGTCAAGACGGACCAGGAGGAATTGTTGTCAAAG GACCTGGAACACATCAACAGATGGGGCCTGAATATTTTCAAAGTGGCTGAGCATTCTCACAATCGACCTCTCACATGCGTCATGTACACCATCTTCCAG GAGCGAGACCTGATGAGGACGTTCAAGATTCCAACGGACACCTTTGTGACGTTCATGCTGACCCTAGAGAGCCACTATCACTCCGACGTGGCGTACCACAACAACCTCCACGCTGCCGACGTAGCCCAGTCCACACACATCCTCCTGTCCACCCCTGCATTAGAT GCGGTCTTCACTGATCTGGAGATCTTGGCAGCCATTTTTGCAGCAGCCATTCACGACGTGGACCACCCAGGAGTCTCCAACCAGTTCCTAATCAATACAA ACTCTGAGCTGGCCCTGATGTACAACGATGAGTCAGTGCTGGAAAATCACCACCTGGCCGTGGGCTTCAAACTGCTGCAGGAAGAAAATTGCGACATCTTCCAAAACCTCTCCAAGAAGCAGAGGCAGACGCTCCGGAGGATGGTCATAGAAATG GTTTTGGCAACCGACATGTCTAAACACATGAGTCTGCTGGCGGATTTGAAAACGATGGTGGAAACCAAGAAGGTCACCAGCTCTGGTGTCCTGATGCTAGACAACTACACAGACAGGATGCAG gttCTCCGTAACATGGTTCATTGTGCAGATCTGAGCAACCCCACCAAACCTCTGGATCTGTACCGGCAGTGGACTGACAGGATCATGGATGAGTTCTTCCaccagggagacagagagagggagagggggatgGAAATCAGCCCAATGtgtgacaaacacacagcttCAGTAGAGAGGACTCAG GTTAGCTTCATTGATTACATAGTGCACCCTCTGTGGGAGACGTGGGCTGACCTGGTCCATCCCGATGCCCAGGACATCCTGGATACACTAGAGGACAACAGGAACTGGTACCAAAGCATGATCCCCCAGAGCCCCTCACCTCCTTTCTACACCAGTGATGGAGAAGGAGGACCTCACGGGGAGGTGGAAGGGCGGCCTGTAGCGAGTAAATTCAAGTTCGATCTAACGCTGGATGACCAGGAAGGACAAGGTGAAGACAGTGGAATGATGGACACGGCTGACAGTTGTGACAATGTGACATTACAGCATCTTCCCTGTGATCAGGAAGGGGCAGAAATGACAACACATGACGGCTCCCCGGAGGAAACATAG